The following are from one region of the Candidatus Dadabacteria bacterium genome:
- a CDS encoding HAD-IA family hydrolase has translation METSTTKVRIPNGEAIFSKNIYDAVLFDLDGVITTTEKIHCACWKKTFDEFLRSHASKSGENFVPFNETDDYLEHVDGKPRYEGVRSFLLSRGIELPEGSSDSPPGEESVFGLGNRKNQLFGETLEKEPPGVYETSVVLARRLKETGFRLAVVSSSRNCRAVMAASGIENLFEVTVDGVTAVEKNLRGKPEPDTFIEAASALGSKPKKSIVIEDATAGVAAGASGGFGLVIGVARKQNEDELLSNGADVVVSDLGELEFAE, from the coding sequence ATGGAAACAAGCACAACCAAAGTGAGAATTCCAAACGGGGAAGCCATCTTTTCAAAAAACATCTACGACGCAGTTCTTTTTGACCTTGACGGAGTGATTACCACGACCGAAAAGATTCACTGCGCCTGCTGGAAAAAAACGTTTGACGAGTTTCTCCGCTCCCACGCAAGCAAGAGCGGGGAGAACTTCGTTCCCTTCAACGAAACGGACGACTACCTCGAGCATGTTGACGGCAAGCCCCGCTACGAGGGCGTGCGCAGCTTTCTACTCTCGCGAGGAATAGAACTCCCTGAGGGTAGCAGCGATTCCCCGCCGGGTGAAGAGTCTGTTTTCGGACTCGGAAACAGGAAAAATCAGTTGTTTGGGGAAACCCTCGAAAAAGAGCCCCCCGGTGTCTACGAAACGTCCGTCGTGCTTGCGCGCCGTCTTAAGGAAACCGGATTCCGTCTGGCGGTCGTATCCTCAAGCAGAAACTGTCGGGCTGTGATGGCAGCCTCAGGAATAGAGAATCTCTTCGAGGTCACGGTCGACGGGGTCACGGCGGTCGAAAAAAATCTTCGGGGAAAACCCGAGCCGGATACTTTCATTGAAGCGGCATCGGCACTTGGAAGCAAGCCTAAAAAGAGTATCGTTATCGAAGACGCCACGGCCGGGGTTGCGGCGGGAGCAAGCGGGGGCTTCGGACTCGTAATCGGCGTCGCGAGAAAGCAAAACGAGGATGAGCTGCTTTCAAACGGAGCGGACGTGGTCGTCAGCGACTTGGGAGAACTAGAGTTTGCAGAATAG
- a CDS encoding glycoside hydrolase family 65 protein, which translates to MIKRERKGIYSAPHIYSPDPWRISENQFYPELIGLTETIFCTSNGYIGMRGAFEEGKPSYQNFTIVNGFYETWPIIYGEEAFGFTKMGQTIVNVPDSRIIKLYVDDEPFYLPTATLVHFERFLDMRNGVVERNLVWEMFSGKQISIRSKRLVSLEHRHLAAISYEVTVLNDRAPVVISSEIVDHENYAEGDEERRTHGNGGDPRRASRLEHRVLEPSLSDAQDTSVILCHSTRNSKMTITSGIEHTLETNCNFSYTSRATDDRGKVVFMVDARKGEPISLTKYMTYHTTRTAPHTNEELRERARRSLKRAKKFGFSDLLEGQRKYLDEFWERSDVRVEMDSDEQTVSFQQAIRFGLFQMYQSSARVEGAGVPSKGLTGVGYDGHYFWDMEIYLMPFLIYTSPTIAENLLKFRYSMLDKAREYAKRLNQKGAMFPWRTINGEEASAYYAAGTAQYHINADIVYALRKYVNVTGDQDFIFKYGAEILIETARLWSDLGFYSNSEGEKFEIHGVTGPDEYNTVVNNNTYTNLMARENLRLAAATVERLKETEPELFKSLAHKTDFRISEINGWKKAARHMYIPYDKKLGIHPQDNYFLEKEKWDFENVPEDKYPILLHYHPLVIYRHRVVKQSDLVLAMFLLEKEFSREEQRRNFDYYDPLTTGDSSLSACIQGTVAAKAGRMDKAMEYAENAVFMDLGDMGRNTVDGCHIASMGGTWMMFVFGFAGLANTGENPEFSPNLPEEILRLNFSVTILGNLIEVDLNHSEARYTLKKGDGIALCHSGVDFEISPESPTFLTKN; encoded by the coding sequence ATGATAAAGAGAGAGAGAAAAGGGATATATTCAGCCCCTCACATATACTCCCCGGACCCTTGGAGGATAAGCGAAAATCAGTTTTACCCCGAACTGATAGGACTTACGGAAACCATCTTCTGCACATCAAACGGTTACATAGGAATGCGCGGGGCTTTTGAGGAAGGAAAGCCCAGTTATCAGAACTTCACCATAGTCAACGGTTTTTACGAAACATGGCCTATCATATACGGAGAGGAAGCCTTTGGGTTCACGAAGATGGGACAGACCATAGTGAATGTCCCGGACTCAAGGATAATCAAGCTTTACGTGGACGACGAGCCCTTTTACCTGCCGACTGCTACTCTTGTTCACTTCGAGCGGTTCCTCGATATGAGAAACGGCGTGGTTGAAAGAAACCTCGTATGGGAAATGTTCTCGGGCAAACAGATATCGATAAGGTCGAAAAGGCTGGTTTCCCTGGAACACCGCCATCTGGCAGCCATATCTTACGAAGTAACGGTTCTTAACGACAGGGCTCCTGTGGTCATATCTTCGGAAATCGTTGATCACGAAAACTACGCGGAAGGGGATGAAGAGCGGCGAACCCATGGTAATGGAGGAGATCCGCGAAGAGCGAGCAGGCTTGAGCATCGAGTCTTGGAGCCAAGCCTTAGCGACGCGCAGGACACGAGCGTGATTCTCTGCCATTCGACCCGAAACAGCAAGATGACTATCACTTCGGGAATCGAGCACACGCTTGAGACAAACTGCAATTTTTCCTACACGAGCAGGGCGACGGATGACCGCGGAAAAGTAGTTTTCATGGTTGATGCCCGCAAGGGAGAACCTATAAGCCTTACCAAGTACATGACCTACCACACCACCAGAACCGCGCCACACACAAACGAGGAGCTTCGGGAGAGGGCTAGGAGAAGCCTTAAAAGAGCCAAGAAATTCGGATTTTCGGACCTGCTTGAGGGACAGCGCAAATACCTCGACGAGTTCTGGGAAAGAAGCGACGTGCGCGTGGAGATGGACAGTGACGAGCAGACCGTATCCTTCCAGCAAGCGATAAGATTCGGCCTTTTCCAGATGTACCAGTCGTCGGCAAGGGTTGAAGGAGCCGGCGTGCCGTCCAAGGGGCTGACCGGAGTGGGTTATGACGGCCATTACTTCTGGGACATGGAAATATATTTGATGCCTTTTCTCATCTACACCTCGCCTACTATAGCCGAAAACCTGCTCAAGTTCCGTTACAGCATGCTTGACAAGGCGAGGGAATACGCAAAAAGGCTTAACCAGAAGGGAGCTATGTTTCCCTGGAGGACAATAAACGGGGAGGAGGCGTCCGCCTACTATGCCGCGGGAACCGCGCAGTACCACATAAACGCCGACATAGTCTACGCGCTTAGAAAATACGTAAACGTTACAGGAGATCAGGATTTTATCTTCAAGTACGGAGCGGAAATCCTGATCGAAACGGCTAGGCTCTGGAGCGACCTTGGATTCTACTCCAACTCGGAAGGGGAAAAATTCGAAATACACGGAGTCACGGGGCCGGATGAATACAACACCGTGGTGAATAACAATACCTACACCAATCTCATGGCACGCGAGAACTTAAGACTGGCCGCCGCCACGGTTGAAAGACTCAAGGAAACCGAACCAGAACTGTTCAAAAGCCTCGCCCACAAAACCGACTTCCGCATCTCGGAAATCAATGGCTGGAAAAAGGCCGCCCGTCACATGTACATACCTTATGACAAAAAACTCGGAATACATCCCCAGGACAACTACTTTCTCGAGAAGGAAAAATGGGATTTTGAAAACGTCCCGGAGGACAAATACCCAATACTGCTCCACTATCATCCGTTAGTAATCTATCGTCACAGGGTGGTAAAGCAGTCGGACCTTGTACTCGCGATGTTCCTTCTGGAAAAAGAATTCTCGCGGGAGGAGCAAAGACGCAATTTCGATTACTACGACCCCCTGACCACGGGAGACTCCTCGCTTTCGGCCTGCATACAGGGCACAGTGGCCGCCAAGGCCGGACGCATGGACAAAGCGATGGAATACGCTGAAAACGCGGTTTTCATGGATCTTGGAGACATGGGACGAAACACCGTCGACGGCTGCCACATAGCTTCCATGGGAGGAACCTGGATGATGTTTGTGTTCGGATTCGCCGGACTCGCCAATACGGGGGAAAACCCCGAATTCTCTCCCAACCTGCCGGAAGAAATCCTTAGGCTCAATTTCTCCGTCACGATCCTAGGTAATCTGATAGAAGTGGACCTTAACCACTCGGAAGCCAGATACACGCTTAAAAAGGGAGATGGAATAGCGCTTTGCCACTCCGGGGTCGACTTTGAAATTTCCCCGGAGAGCCCAACATTCTTAACGAAAAACTGA
- a CDS encoding 3'(2'),5'-bisphosphate nucleotidase, with the protein MGFELEKKVGLDAVTKAAQSCAQMGENPEFREVLYKTDGSPVTLADFFVQALINEELATAFPEIPIVAEETSLCLEGGCGKELRNHLGKFLPGRTPEEILRMINRGNHGAGGNGRFWTLDPIDGTRGFLAKRQYAIALALVEDGEVVLGILGCPELGPNATNGAGGEKGFVFFAEKGQGSYQVGLSGSPETRISVSGIKKASDAVMCESVEAPDSSYEFSGKIAQSLNISAKPVRMDSQCKYAVLARGDTSIYFRPSPHKNYKENIWDHAAGYIIVKEAGGTVTDSSGKSLDFSVGRKLHGNKGILATNGAIHEAVLQSVRKNRLQKRDAS; encoded by the coding sequence ATGGGCTTTGAACTGGAAAAAAAGGTTGGGCTGGACGCGGTAACCAAAGCAGCGCAGTCCTGCGCGCAAATGGGTGAAAACCCCGAGTTCCGCGAAGTGCTTTACAAAACGGACGGCTCCCCGGTTACCCTCGCGGATTTTTTCGTGCAGGCATTGATAAATGAGGAACTCGCGACCGCTTTTCCCGAGATTCCCATAGTGGCTGAGGAAACCTCGCTTTGTCTTGAGGGCGGTTGCGGAAAAGAACTAAGAAACCATCTAGGGAAATTTCTCCCCGGAAGAACCCCGGAAGAAATATTGCGCATGATCAACAGAGGAAATCACGGGGCCGGGGGAAATGGAAGATTCTGGACGCTTGACCCGATTGACGGAACAAGGGGTTTTCTCGCGAAACGCCAGTACGCAATCGCGCTCGCGCTGGTTGAGGACGGAGAAGTCGTTCTGGGGATCTTGGGATGCCCCGAGCTGGGACCGAATGCAACCAACGGCGCGGGCGGAGAAAAGGGGTTCGTATTTTTCGCCGAGAAGGGGCAGGGCTCCTACCAAGTGGGGCTTTCAGGAAGTCCCGAGACACGCATTTCGGTATCCGGAATTAAAAAAGCCTCGGACGCCGTCATGTGCGAATCTGTCGAGGCCCCGGATTCATCCTATGAATTCTCGGGGAAAATCGCCCAGTCCCTCAATATAAGCGCAAAGCCCGTAAGAATGGACAGCCAGTGCAAATACGCAGTTCTAGCCCGGGGAGACACTTCCATTTACTTCCGTCCCTCTCCGCACAAAAACTACAAGGAAAACATATGGGACCACGCAGCTGGGTACATAATCGTCAAGGAAGCCGGAGGAACGGTTACGGACTCTTCCGGAAAATCGCTCGATTTCTCCGTCGGCAGGAAGCTCCATGGGAATAAAGGAATCTTGGCAACAAATGGTGCCATCCACGAGGCGGTCCTGCAGTCAGTGAGAAAAAACCGTCTCCAAAAAAGAGATGCTAGCTGA
- a CDS encoding undecaprenyl-diphosphate phosphatase, which yields MEIVQSIVLGLIQGITEFLPVSSTAHLFLIPWLFSWQDQGLPFTVALHVGSLFAILYCFREELVLIIRDFFCGLRSFSFEGRQDGRTGVYLIVATLPAVATGFLFERYASGVLRDPVPVAAFLLGFGALLYISDRKTTASKTLRDMNLVDALFFGVAQAFAILPGASRAGVTITGGLFRNYRREEAARFSFLLAIPVIVAAGVFEVRHLGYAEMFRWSFALGVATSFLSALFAIRFLLGYVRTRSFTLFVVYRAVLSVVIIAVYLWA from the coding sequence TTGGAAATAGTGCAGTCGATAGTCCTCGGCCTCATACAGGGAATAACCGAGTTTCTTCCCGTAAGCAGCACCGCTCACCTGTTTCTGATTCCGTGGCTTTTTTCTTGGCAGGATCAGGGTTTGCCTTTCACGGTTGCTCTTCACGTAGGGAGCCTCTTCGCGATTCTTTACTGTTTCAGGGAAGAACTTGTGCTCATCATACGGGATTTCTTCTGCGGCTTGAGATCTTTTTCATTCGAGGGGCGTCAGGATGGGAGAACGGGGGTCTATCTAATAGTTGCCACGCTGCCCGCGGTTGCGACCGGGTTTTTGTTTGAGCGCTACGCCTCCGGCGTGCTTCGCGACCCGGTTCCAGTTGCCGCCTTTCTTCTGGGTTTCGGGGCGCTTCTTTACATTTCCGACAGAAAGACTACGGCGAGCAAAACTCTTCGGGACATGAACCTTGTCGATGCGCTTTTTTTCGGCGTGGCGCAGGCCTTTGCGATTCTGCCTGGGGCTTCGAGAGCGGGCGTTACGATTACGGGAGGGCTTTTTAGAAACTACAGAAGAGAAGAAGCCGCCCGGTTTTCATTTCTCCTGGCCATACCTGTCATAGTGGCGGCCGGGGTTTTCGAGGTCAGGCATCTGGGATATGCGGAGATGTTCCGATGGTCTTTTGCTCTCGGGGTAGCGACTTCTTTTCTCTCGGCGCTTTTCGCCATCCGGTTTTTGCTGGGTTACGTGAGGACAAGATCATTTACCCTTTTTGTCGTTTACAGAGCGGTTCTCTCAGTTGTGATAATTGCGGTGTATTTATGGGCATAG
- the uvrA gene encoding excinuclease ABC subunit UvrA — protein sequence MKFISIIGAREHNLKNIDVKIPRRSFTVVTGVSGSGKSSLVFDILFAEAQRRFMESLSSYARQFVEKLDKPDVDFVEGLSPSVSVDQKTFHRNPRSTVGTITEIYDYMRVLFSVVGEPHCYECGEEISSQTPSSMIERICEEAGKNPLNVYSPVVQGRKGIYRKELEDMRREGFVRVRIDGETYDLEDDIELSRNKKHTIELLVDSIVLRNESSRKRLSDAVSLALKRSGGLLKCEIEGGKTLTFSEHFSCPRCAINYPEISPRLFSFNSPYGACVNCQGLGFETFFDPELIVEDPGKPLSKGAIKPFEDSKYIARILKGLSEHYGFALDVPFSRLSESHKKKILYGSGAERISFRKARRGRLREYTATFPGIVGMLTEWYSETQSEELREKLSKYMRTVPCRMCDGARLNKIALSVLFRGKTISDLAGMAVCDLVSYFGSLKLSDREGTIAGEVVKEISSRLDFLGDIGLGYVSLERTAPTLSGGEAQRVRLATQVGSKLTGITYVLDEPSIGLHPKDNRKLVETLKNIRDMGNTVIVVEHDEETIKSADFVLDVGPGAGELGGEVVCSGSVGKISRCAGSVTGKYLSGKKKIPVPGSRRSSDIRVGVRGAFGNNLRKLDVDFPLGTFICVTGVSGSGKSTLVVDTLYNGLSRKLNRSRNRVAPHGKITGVENLDKVIKVDQSPIGRTPRSNPATYTGVLTEIRKIFSMLPEAKVMGYGPGRFSFNLSQGSCAGCGGSGTVRIEMHFLPDVYVMCEVCGGRRYNDETLAIKYKGKSISDVLEMTIKEAAEFFENIPKISGKLRVLNDVGLGYVRLGQRVTTLSGGEAQRIKLARELGKRTSGKTLYVLDEPSVGLHFDDIQKLVSVIHRLVDLGNTVVVIEHNLDIIKCADHVIDLGPGGGEDGGELVASGTPEQICGVGDSHTAFYLRGVLENGFAGS from the coding sequence TTGAAGTTCATAAGCATTATCGGTGCGAGAGAGCACAATCTCAAAAACATAGACGTCAAGATACCTAGGCGGAGCTTTACCGTAGTTACGGGAGTTAGCGGTTCGGGAAAGTCTTCTCTGGTTTTTGACATACTTTTTGCGGAGGCGCAGAGAAGGTTCATGGAGTCTCTTTCCTCCTACGCAAGGCAGTTTGTCGAGAAGCTTGACAAGCCGGACGTCGATTTTGTCGAGGGTCTTTCCCCGTCTGTTTCGGTTGACCAGAAGACCTTTCACAGAAATCCTCGCTCAACCGTTGGGACGATTACCGAGATATATGATTACATGCGCGTGCTTTTCTCCGTAGTTGGAGAGCCGCACTGCTATGAGTGTGGCGAGGAAATATCCTCCCAGACCCCATCGAGCATGATCGAGAGGATTTGTGAAGAGGCGGGCAAAAACCCCTTGAACGTGTATTCACCGGTAGTTCAGGGAAGGAAGGGAATATACAGAAAAGAGCTTGAGGACATGAGAAGGGAGGGTTTCGTAAGGGTAAGAATTGACGGAGAAACCTACGACCTCGAAGACGACATAGAGCTCTCCCGAAACAAAAAGCACACAATCGAACTTCTGGTGGACAGTATAGTGCTGCGCAACGAGAGTTCAAGGAAAAGGCTCTCAGACGCAGTCTCCTTGGCGCTTAAAAGGTCGGGCGGGCTTTTGAAATGCGAGATCGAAGGTGGAAAGACTCTTACTTTCAGCGAGCATTTTTCCTGTCCCCGCTGCGCGATAAACTACCCGGAGATATCCCCGAGGCTTTTTTCCTTTAACAGTCCCTACGGGGCATGCGTGAACTGTCAGGGACTCGGGTTCGAAACGTTCTTCGACCCCGAACTTATAGTGGAAGACCCCGGGAAACCGCTTTCCAAGGGAGCTATAAAACCGTTTGAGGATTCAAAATACATCGCGCGGATACTTAAGGGACTCTCCGAACATTACGGGTTCGCACTCGACGTGCCGTTTTCCCGGCTTTCTGAATCGCACAAGAAAAAGATATTGTACGGCTCAGGGGCGGAGAGGATAAGTTTCAGGAAGGCGAGAAGGGGAAGACTGAGGGAGTACACTGCGACTTTCCCGGGGATTGTCGGCATGCTGACGGAATGGTACTCGGAAACCCAGTCAGAGGAACTCCGGGAGAAGCTATCAAAGTACATGAGAACGGTTCCGTGCAGAATGTGCGACGGAGCCAGGCTCAACAAGATCGCTCTTTCTGTGCTTTTCAGGGGGAAGACCATATCGGACCTTGCGGGGATGGCGGTCTGCGATCTCGTTTCTTACTTCGGGTCGCTTAAGCTCTCGGACAGGGAAGGGACGATTGCCGGAGAAGTGGTAAAGGAAATATCTTCCCGACTCGATTTTCTGGGCGATATAGGGCTTGGCTACGTGAGTCTGGAGCGTACGGCTCCGACTCTTTCAGGAGGAGAGGCTCAGAGGGTGAGGCTCGCGACTCAGGTGGGCTCGAAGCTTACGGGAATAACGTACGTGCTTGACGAACCCTCCATAGGACTTCACCCGAAAGACAACAGAAAACTGGTGGAAACGCTTAAAAACATACGGGACATGGGCAACACTGTTATTGTTGTTGAGCATGACGAGGAAACCATAAAGAGTGCGGATTTCGTGCTTGATGTTGGCCCCGGAGCTGGCGAGCTTGGAGGGGAGGTTGTCTGCTCTGGAAGCGTCGGAAAAATCTCCCGTTGTGCCGGTTCGGTTACCGGAAAATATCTTTCGGGGAAAAAAAAGATCCCGGTCCCCGGCTCAAGGCGGTCTTCAGACATCCGGGTCGGAGTGCGGGGAGCTTTCGGGAACAATCTGAGAAAACTCGATGTCGATTTCCCCCTTGGAACGTTTATATGCGTGACGGGAGTTTCTGGTTCTGGGAAAAGCACCCTTGTTGTCGACACTCTTTACAACGGTCTCTCAAGGAAGCTTAACAGGAGCAGAAACCGCGTTGCTCCCCACGGAAAAATTACCGGCGTTGAAAATCTTGACAAGGTCATAAAGGTCGATCAGAGCCCGATAGGGAGAACCCCGAGATCAAATCCTGCAACTTACACCGGTGTGCTTACCGAGATAAGAAAAATCTTCTCTATGCTTCCCGAGGCCAAGGTAATGGGATACGGCCCGGGCCGTTTCAGCTTTAACCTCTCGCAGGGAAGCTGTGCCGGGTGCGGAGGGAGCGGAACCGTGAGAATCGAAATGCATTTTCTTCCCGATGTTTACGTCATGTGCGAAGTGTGCGGAGGGAGAAGATATAATGACGAGACTCTGGCGATCAAGTACAAGGGCAAGAGCATTTCGGATGTTCTTGAGATGACGATAAAAGAGGCGGCGGAATTTTTCGAGAACATACCGAAGATTTCAGGGAAACTTAGGGTACTAAACGACGTGGGTCTCGGCTACGTGAGGCTTGGCCAACGGGTGACGACTCTTTCCGGAGGGGAGGCACAGCGCATAAAGCTCGCAAGGGAGCTTGGGAAAAGAACCTCTGGAAAAACCCTCTACGTGCTTGATGAACCCTCGGTCGGGCTTCATTTCGATGACATACAGAAGCTCGTTTCGGTAATACACAGGCTCGTGGATCTCGGAAATACCGTAGTTGTAATAGAACATAATCTGGACATCATAAAGTGCGCAGACCACGTGATCGATCTTGGGCCTGGGGGCGGAGAGGATGGAGGAGAACTTGTGGCTTCCGGTACCCCTGAGCAGATATGCGGGGTTGGCGATTCGCACACGGCTTTTTATCTTAGAGGAGTTTTGGAAAATGGGTTTGCGGGGAGCTAA
- a CDS encoding gamma-glutamyl-gamma-aminobutyrate hydrolase family protein, with translation MKERILQKEHMKARPLIGITTDLEDKSNLIESAYSKAVEFYGGAPVLIPTVAEASGSDFLLNIVRAIDGLLVPGSRDMDPKFYGESPHPAINSMNPERTETEFSVLRLALERDMPVLGICGGMQFINVFHGGSIHQDIKALLPDALCHEGGKVHGVTVLADTIFGGLTEEKEFEIKSYHHQAINRLGEGLRVNASAADGIVEGFESADGRLMGFQWHPELEQTRLSELIFTRFLSEAAQTADGSSSIG, from the coding sequence TTGAAAGAAAGAATTCTTCAAAAGGAGCACATGAAAGCACGACCGCTCATCGGCATAACAACCGACCTAGAGGACAAATCCAACCTTATAGAATCTGCCTACTCAAAGGCAGTTGAGTTCTATGGCGGCGCCCCGGTTCTGATTCCCACAGTTGCAGAAGCTTCGGGCTCGGATTTCCTGTTAAATATAGTCCGTGCTATTGACGGGCTTCTGGTACCGGGCTCAAGGGACATGGACCCGAAATTCTACGGCGAATCCCCGCATCCTGCCATAAATTCTATGAACCCCGAGAGGACGGAAACGGAATTCAGCGTCCTTCGCCTTGCCCTTGAGAGAGATATGCCAGTTCTGGGGATATGCGGGGGCATGCAGTTTATAAACGTTTTCCACGGGGGTTCGATCCATCAGGACATAAAAGCGCTTTTGCCCGATGCGCTTTGTCACGAGGGGGGCAAGGTTCACGGCGTCACGGTTCTTGCGGATACGATCTTCGGCGGTTTGACGGAAGAAAAGGAATTCGAAATAAAAAGCTACCATCACCAGGCTATAAACAGATTAGGAGAGGGTCTTCGGGTAAATGCTTCGGCCGCGGACGGAATAGTGGAAGGATTCGAGTCCGCAGACGGCCGCCTCATGGGTTTTCAGTGGCATCCCGAGCTTGAGCAGACCCGCCTCTCAGAGCTGATTTTCACCCGGTTTCTCTCAGAAGCTGCTCAGACGGCGGACGGTTCCTCGAGTATCGGGTAA
- the htpX gene encoding zinc metalloprotease HtpX, with protein MNTLKSLFLLAFLSAILVWVGGMIGGKNGALVALVLAGVMNFASYWWSDKIVLRMYKASEVGRDDAPQLYSDVEELAQIAGLPMPRVYVIPEQAPNAFATGRDPHHSAVAVTQGITRLLNRNELKGVIAHELAHIKNRDILIGSVAATIAGAISYLAYMAQFAAIFGGGGGRRGGGGMLGLLAMAIIAPMAAMIVRMAISRTREFGADKTGAEICGNPLYLADALRKLQAGASRIPLQVSEQAAESTAHMMIVSPMIGGGFAKLFSTHPPTEERVARLEAMVGGTSL; from the coding sequence ATGAACACTCTTAAAAGTCTTTTTCTGCTTGCTTTTCTCTCCGCCATTCTGGTTTGGGTGGGAGGTATGATCGGGGGCAAAAACGGCGCCTTGGTGGCGCTTGTCCTCGCGGGAGTTATGAATTTCGCAAGCTACTGGTGGAGCGACAAGATCGTTCTCAGAATGTACAAGGCAAGTGAAGTTGGAAGGGACGACGCTCCTCAGCTTTATTCCGATGTGGAGGAACTTGCTCAGATAGCCGGGCTTCCGATGCCCCGGGTCTACGTAATCCCTGAACAGGCTCCAAACGCCTTTGCCACGGGAAGGGACCCGCACCACTCAGCCGTCGCAGTCACTCAGGGAATCACGCGGCTCTTGAACCGAAACGAGCTTAAAGGTGTAATTGCTCACGAGCTTGCGCATATAAAGAACAGAGACATACTGATCGGTTCCGTGGCGGCGACGATCGCGGGAGCCATCAGCTACCTTGCCTACATGGCGCAGTTTGCGGCCATTTTTGGAGGAGGCGGTGGCAGAAGAGGCGGCGGGGGAATGCTGGGACTTTTGGCCATGGCAATTATCGCCCCTATGGCGGCCATGATCGTGAGAATGGCTATATCGAGAACAAGGGAGTTCGGAGCGGATAAGACCGGGGCGGAGATATGCGGGAACCCCCTTTATCTCGCCGACGCGCTTAGAAAGCTGCAGGCGGGAGCGTCAAGAATTCCCCTTCAGGTAAGCGAGCAGGCGGCTGAGAGCACGGCGCACATGATGATAGTTAGCCCGATGATCGGGGGAGGTTTCGCGAAGCTTTTCAGCACGCATCCTCCGACCGAAGAGAGAGTCGCTAGGCTGGAAGCCATGGTCGGCGGCACTTCTCTCTAG